A single window of Undibacterium sp. 5I1 DNA harbors:
- a CDS encoding YybH family protein: protein MIRHLTAAVLTCTLLSSLSAFADSPPVHLRSSTPEDIQAITQVTQDFQAAVRSKDLKMLSSLMLNSKIMFESPSSPEMVKNVREKFDASFDGTATGSYANFAQFIGSEKGALDEKFSNIQITQDGHIAWVMFDYEFLLNDQVQNYGVETWQMMKTSEGKWKILSVLWTTHLMPKPVESSAK, encoded by the coding sequence GTTTTAACTTGTACTTTACTCTCCTCACTTTCTGCCTTTGCTGACAGTCCGCCAGTGCATTTACGCAGCAGTACGCCAGAGGATATACAGGCAATCACACAGGTAACACAAGATTTTCAAGCAGCAGTACGCAGCAAGGATTTGAAGATGTTATCGAGCCTGATGCTCAATTCAAAAATCATGTTCGAATCTCCCAGCTCACCAGAAATGGTAAAAAACGTGCGAGAGAAATTTGATGCAAGTTTTGATGGCACCGCGACAGGCAGCTACGCTAACTTTGCACAATTTATCGGTAGCGAAAAAGGTGCTTTGGACGAAAAATTTAGTAATATCCAAATCACGCAAGACGGACATATCGCCTGGGTCATGTTCGACTACGAGTTTTTACTCAATGATCAGGTACAAAACTATGGTGTCGAGACTTGGCAAATGATGAAAACTAGCGAGGGCAAATGGAAGATATTGAGCGTATTGTGGACAACTCATCTTATGCCAAAGCCAGTTGAATCGTCTGCGAAGTAA
- a CDS encoding formyltransferase family protein, with the protein MRFAFAGCDRDLPLFQTWIAEGWEPVKLFSVPEINHLSTNKDLLALAQAKKNSIQLSRMNEHDLAELNEMQCDILVVGSYNWRIPEWKNYLSYAINFHPAPLPMGRGPYPIVNAILQSHKTWAVTCHKIAPDFDTGEILDSEVFPLLPHEIHDSLEIKIQIAKSKLASRIAKNFPALWQDAQIQTGGEYWPLFKDDDKTIDFAQPVYNIDRQLRAFGPIECIARINDNKILIKAGYVWPEPHSHVPGQVIHVSGKTVVIACKDGFLAVTDWYSV; encoded by the coding sequence ATGCGCTTTGCATTTGCAGGATGCGATAGAGATCTTCCCTTATTTCAAACCTGGATCGCAGAGGGTTGGGAGCCGGTTAAATTATTCTCCGTACCAGAAATTAATCATCTCAGTACTAACAAAGATTTGCTCGCGCTTGCGCAAGCTAAAAAAAATTCTATTCAGCTCTCTCGTATGAACGAGCACGATCTTGCTGAGTTAAACGAGATGCAGTGTGACATCTTGGTCGTTGGCAGTTATAACTGGCGTATTCCAGAATGGAAAAACTATTTGTCGTACGCGATTAATTTTCATCCTGCGCCGTTGCCGATGGGGCGCGGTCCTTATCCTATAGTGAACGCGATTTTGCAATCACATAAAACCTGGGCGGTTACTTGCCACAAAATCGCACCGGATTTTGATACTGGCGAGATACTCGATAGCGAAGTCTTCCCGCTTTTGCCACATGAGATTCATGATAGTTTGGAAATCAAAATTCAGATCGCAAAGAGCAAGCTGGCAAGTCGTATTGCCAAGAATTTTCCAGCGCTCTGGCAAGACGCGCAGATACAAACAGGCGGTGAGTATTGGCCGCTGTTCAAAGATGACGATAAAACTATCGACTTTGCTCAACCGGTTTACAACATAGACAGGCAATTACGTGCTTTCGGCCCGATTGAATGTATTGCGCGCATTAACGACAATAAAATTTTAATTAAAGCCGGATACGTCTGGCCAGAACCACATAGCCATGTGCCAGGACAAGTCATACACGTCAGTGGAAAAACAGTCGTCATCGCCTGCAAAGATGGTTTTCTTGCGGTGACGGATTGGTATTCGGTGTAA
- the purT gene encoding formate-dependent phosphoribosylglycinamide formyltransferase — protein MKTIKRFGTPLSATATKVMLLGSGELGKEVIISLQRLGVEVIAVDRYENAPGHQVAHRAHVIDMTDGAALARLIELEQPDLVVPEIEAIATTMLMELEKAGKTRVIPTARAAWLTMNREGIRRLAAETLNLPTSPYRFADSLAELQQASSEIGFPCIIKPVMSSSGKGQSKIDSAEEVEAAWNYAAAGGRVNSGRVIVEGFIDFEYEITLLTVRSIGSNGEVETHFCEPIGHVQVQGDYVESWQPQAMHSKALERARDIAKKVTDDLGGLGLFGVELFVKNDMVWFSEVSPRPHDTGMVTMSSQVQNEFELHAKAILGLPVNVALRTPAASAVIYGQHNHKAIAFEGVAEALQVEGIDIRLFGKPESFSRRRMGVALATAADTDTARVLAKAAAAKVKPVVVDE, from the coding sequence ATGAAAACGATCAAACGATTCGGCACCCCCTTATCTGCTACCGCAACTAAAGTTATGCTGCTTGGCTCTGGCGAACTCGGTAAAGAAGTTATTATTTCTTTGCAGCGTCTTGGCGTCGAAGTTATCGCAGTAGATCGGTATGAAAATGCGCCGGGACATCAGGTTGCGCACAGAGCGCACGTGATTGACATGACTGATGGCGCAGCACTCGCTCGCTTGATTGAGTTAGAGCAGCCCGATTTAGTCGTGCCGGAAATCGAAGCGATTGCCACCACCATGTTAATGGAGCTTGAGAAGGCCGGCAAAACGCGCGTCATCCCGACTGCTCGCGCCGCATGGCTGACCATGAATCGTGAAGGCATCCGGCGCCTGGCGGCTGAGACCTTAAACCTGCCAACCTCACCATACCGGTTCGCTGATAGTCTCGCTGAATTACAACAAGCATCAAGCGAAATCGGCTTTCCGTGCATCATCAAGCCAGTGATGTCCTCATCAGGAAAAGGTCAATCAAAAATTGATAGTGCAGAAGAAGTGGAAGCCGCCTGGAACTACGCTGCAGCAGGTGGTCGCGTCAATTCTGGTCGCGTGATTGTTGAGGGTTTCATCGACTTCGAATATGAAATCACCTTGTTGACCGTGCGCTCGATCGGGAGCAACGGAGAAGTCGAAACCCATTTCTGCGAGCCTATCGGCCATGTGCAAGTACAAGGCGATTATGTCGAATCATGGCAGCCACAAGCTATGCACAGTAAGGCATTAGAGCGTGCACGTGATATCGCTAAAAAAGTCACGGACGATCTTGGCGGCCTTGGCTTATTTGGCGTCGAACTATTTGTGAAAAACGACATGGTCTGGTTCTCTGAAGTCAGCCCACGTCCGCATGATACCGGCATGGTGACGATGTCCAGCCAAGTCCAGAATGAATTTGAGTTACACGCCAAAGCAATCCTCGGCTTGCCGGTTAACGTAGCGCTGCGCACGCCCGCGGCATCTGCGGTAATCTACGGTCAGCATAATCACAAAGCAATTGCGTTTGAAGGTGTGGCAGAAGCTTTGCAAGTGGAAGGCATCGATATCCGTTTATTCGGTAAGCCAGAATCATTTAGTCGCCGCCGCATGGGTGTTGCTCTAGCCACTGCGGCGGATACCGATACGGCGCGCGTGCTGGCGAAAGCTGCTGCTGCCAAAGTGAAACCTGTGGTTGTTGATGAATAA
- a CDS encoding Bax inhibitor-1 family protein has translation MELTSTQQGYGPARERFISKTFNHLGGAILAFTAIEVILFKTGIAEVLAKAMLGLPWLVIMGAFMLVGWLASRAAHTVESVPLQYAALGAYVLAEAIIFVPMLVIANTIAPGAISDAGLITILATVCLVGVAYVSRKDFSFLGSLLKWGGIMALILIVCGAIFGFQLGLFFSVAMVGLAGAAILYDASNVINHYPEDRYVGAALQLFASVAMMFWYVLRILMRLR, from the coding sequence ATGGAACTGACAAGCACCCAACAAGGCTATGGTCCGGCGCGTGAGCGTTTTATTAGTAAGACTTTTAATCACCTCGGCGGCGCTATTCTTGCGTTCACTGCAATCGAGGTTATTTTGTTCAAAACGGGGATCGCTGAAGTATTGGCAAAAGCGATGTTGGGCTTGCCTTGGCTGGTGATCATGGGCGCGTTTATGCTCGTCGGCTGGCTGGCTTCACGTGCAGCGCATACCGTTGAAAGCGTGCCTCTGCAATACGCTGCGCTGGGTGCTTATGTGCTGGCAGAAGCGATTATTTTTGTACCGATGCTGGTAATTGCCAACACCATTGCGCCAGGTGCGATTTCTGACGCTGGCTTGATCACGATTTTGGCGACTGTGTGTCTGGTCGGTGTAGCGTATGTGTCGCGTAAAGACTTTTCTTTTCTTGGCAGCCTATTGAAATGGGGCGGAATTATGGCGCTGATCTTGATCGTCTGCGGCGCTATTTTTGGTTTCCAGTTAGGTTTGTTCTTTAGCGTGGCGATGGTCGGCTTAGCAGGTGCAGCTATTTTGTATGACGCTTCCAATGTGATCAACCATTATCCGGAAGACCGCTATGTCGGCGCTGCGCTGCAATTGTTTGCCTCTGTTGCGATGATGTTCTGGTACGTATTGCGGATACTGATGCGTTTGCGTTAA
- a CDS encoding HU family DNA-binding protein, producing MNKTELIEHIANTADISKAASARALDAIIGAVKTTLKKSGTVTLVGFGTFTVGKRAARIGRNPRTGEAIKIKAAKVPKFKPGKALKDAVN from the coding sequence GTGAATAAAACTGAATTGATCGAACACATTGCTAACACGGCTGATATTTCCAAAGCAGCATCGGCACGAGCATTAGATGCAATTATTGGTGCTGTAAAAACGACATTAAAAAAAAGCGGTACTGTTACTTTGGTCGGTTTTGGTACGTTTACAGTGGGTAAACGCGCTGCTAGAATAGGCCGCAATCCACGTACTGGTGAGGCAATTAAGATCAAAGCAGCCAAGGTTCCTAAATTTAAGCCTGGCAAAGCATTGAAAGATGCTGTAAACTAA